The proteins below come from a single Brevundimonas sp. LM2 genomic window:
- a CDS encoding DUF3224 domain-containing protein, producing the protein MRLLTARGYSLLIALLLVVLMVGRFGAGTAGAQDAEVRHATGTFAVTMTPGDEESVQADIGLSRYVLSKTFEGGISGVSSGQMLAGGPPGSQTVGTYVALERVVGTLDGRTGAFLLAHRGDMNAEGYSLSITVVPGSGTGELSGLTGEFGLTIADGVHHYDLAYRLPGQ; encoded by the coding sequence ATGCGCTTGCTGACGGCGAGGGGCTACAGCCTCCTGATCGCCCTTCTACTGGTGGTGCTGATGGTTGGAAGGTTCGGGGCAGGTACCGCAGGGGCCCAGGATGCCGAGGTTCGCCACGCGACCGGCACGTTCGCGGTCACCATGACGCCGGGCGACGAGGAGTCGGTCCAGGCCGACATCGGCCTGTCGCGCTACGTCCTGTCGAAGACCTTCGAGGGGGGCATCAGCGGCGTTTCGAGCGGCCAGATGCTGGCGGGAGGGCCGCCGGGCAGCCAGACGGTTGGGACCTATGTCGCGCTGGAGCGGGTGGTGGGAACGCTGGACGGGCGGACGGGCGCGTTTCTGCTGGCCCATCGCGGCGACATGAACGCGGAGGGGTACAGCCTGTCGATCACGGTCGTGCCCGGATCCGGAACTGGAGAACTGTCGGGTCTGACCGGCGAGTTCGGCCTGACGATCGCAGACGGCGTTCACCACTATGACCTGGCGTATCGACTTCCCGGGCAGTGA
- a CDS encoding type II 3-dehydroquinate dehydratase, with the protein MPETPVLYVLNGPNLNLLGVREPHIYGRETLADVQALCERAAEGASVVFRQTNHEGELIDWVQEARTEAHALVLNPAGYGHTSIALLDALKALIIPIVECHLSNPAAREAFRHQTYVSLAATGVVSGFGAHSYELAVKAALRLVQERRSAPTV; encoded by the coding sequence ATGCCCGAAACCCCCGTCCTCTACGTCCTGAACGGCCCCAACCTCAACCTCCTCGGTGTGCGGGAACCGCATATCTATGGGCGCGAGACCCTGGCCGACGTCCAGGCGCTGTGCGAGCGGGCGGCCGAAGGCGCGTCCGTCGTGTTCCGCCAGACGAATCACGAAGGCGAACTGATCGACTGGGTGCAGGAGGCGCGCACCGAGGCGCACGCCCTGGTCCTGAACCCGGCCGGCTATGGCCATACCTCGATCGCCCTGCTGGACGCGCTCAAGGCCCTGATCATTCCGATCGTCGAGTGCCACCTGTCGAACCCGGCGGCGCGCGAGGCATTCCGGCACCAGACCTACGTTTCGCTGGCCGCGACCGGCGTCGTCTCGGGCTTCGGCGCCCACTCCTACGAACTGGCCGTCAAGGCCGCCCTCCGGCTGGTGCAGGAACGTCGTTCCGCGCCGACCGTTTGA
- the accB gene encoding acetyl-CoA carboxylase biotin carboxyl carrier protein: protein MASEKSLKNEPSVEIDPSLVRQLADILNDTSLTEIEVERGELRIRVAREISAAPVMSYAPAVAHAAPAPAPAATPLTMPSDPATIVAKAGEQVKSPMVGTVYLQASPEAAPFVQAGDKVKKGQTLLIIEAMKTMNPIQAPRDGVVSDILVGDAQPVEFGEALVLLES, encoded by the coding sequence ATGGCGTCGGAAAAATCGCTGAAGAACGAACCGTCGGTCGAGATCGACCCCAGCCTGGTGCGCCAGCTTGCCGACATCCTGAACGACACCAGCCTGACCGAGATCGAGGTGGAGCGCGGCGAGCTGCGCATCCGCGTCGCCCGCGAGATCAGCGCCGCCCCGGTGATGTCGTATGCGCCGGCCGTTGCCCACGCCGCGCCGGCCCCCGCGCCGGCCGCTACCCCTCTGACGATGCCGTCCGACCCCGCCACGATCGTCGCCAAGGCGGGCGAACAGGTGAAGTCGCCGATGGTCGGCACCGTCTATCTGCAGGCCTCGCCCGAGGCCGCGCCCTTCGTCCAGGCCGGCGACAAGGTCAAGAAGGGCCAGACCCTGCTGATCATCGAGGCCATGAAGACCATGAACCCGATCCAGGCCCCGCGCGACGGTGTCGTCTCGGACATCCTGGTCGGCGACGCCCAGCCGGTCGAGTTCGGCGAAGCCCTCGTGCTGCTGGAATCCTGA
- a CDS encoding ribonuclease E/G, which produces MSKTMLIDAAHAEETRVAIVDGRQVEEFDFESKTKRQLRGNIYLAKVTRVEPSLQAAFVEYGGNRHGFLAFNEIHPDYYQIPAADRDAIMAETDTAEDDHDDENARDDGESEGGMAEEERLKRRLMRRYKIQDVIKRRQILLIQVVKDERGGKGAALTTWLSLAGRYCVLMPNTGKGGGISRKITQATDRKRLKAAAAALDVPRGMGLIIRTAGAKRTKAEIKRDYEYLLRLWETIRETTLASHAPSLIYEEENLVRRAVRDMFDKDFDGIQVEGLEGFKEARDFMRVLMPSQAKKVHLYQGSKPLFAANGIEELLTQIHQPVVPLKSGGYLVINQTEALVAIDVNSGRATKERNVEATAFKTNCEAAVEAARQLRLRDLAGLVVIDFIDMDESKNNRTVERILKDELSFDRARIQMGRISGFGLMEISRQRRRLGVLEGATEVCPHCQGAGRVRSAESAALMVLRAVDIEAGKNGAGSINLKVSSAVALYILNHKRDYLQRLLERRGLAVIIQIDDRLGQGESAIERTETNEDFVAPEAVVSLSDLEDDFDDAAYADEDDNDDEEDFILDAEDEEALDREDTEDDEPRERAERAERVEGERGRGRGRRRRGGRRDEEAAPIAAEAVVEGLAAEDDDDSEAGRRRRRGRRGGRRVREDGDTAATGSSNFFWVRGRTPSLEDPYVWFDPLNPQARTERGERAPEPSMVMETAADDVEERIGERPDGEIAGDREGGRSRRRRRGRGRGDRATPHDLKVEGRATNEGMPADGSPDSPPAVMLPDDASDAPAPVVLAEPQRRRVRRKTSAALDLDTGVTVADDTAEIAPPLDAEIAFVAETAAAEPDLEPALAPEPAAMEVEAEPAPEPLTEPEIATLVTHVAPPKPEADLSSIIANDPAQITAPPVKPKRGWWRLGS; this is translated from the coding sequence ATGTCAAAGACCATGCTTATCGATGCGGCGCACGCGGAAGAAACCCGCGTCGCCATCGTGGACGGCCGCCAGGTTGAGGAATTCGACTTCGAGTCGAAGACCAAGCGCCAGCTGCGCGGCAACATCTACCTCGCCAAGGTCACCCGCGTAGAGCCCAGCCTGCAGGCCGCCTTCGTCGAATACGGCGGCAACCGCCACGGCTTCCTGGCCTTCAACGAAATCCACCCGGACTATTACCAGATCCCGGCCGCGGATCGCGACGCCATCATGGCGGAGACCGACACGGCCGAAGACGATCACGACGACGAGAACGCCCGCGACGACGGCGAGTCCGAAGGCGGCATGGCCGAAGAGGAGCGCCTGAAGCGGCGCCTGATGCGGCGCTACAAGATCCAGGACGTCATCAAGCGCCGCCAGATCCTGCTGATCCAGGTCGTCAAGGACGAGCGCGGCGGCAAGGGCGCGGCCCTGACCACCTGGCTGTCCCTGGCCGGCCGCTACTGCGTGCTGATGCCCAACACCGGCAAGGGCGGCGGCATCTCCCGCAAGATCACCCAGGCCACCGACCGCAAGCGCCTGAAGGCCGCGGCCGCCGCTCTCGACGTGCCGCGCGGCATGGGCCTGATCATCCGCACGGCCGGGGCCAAGCGCACCAAGGCCGAGATCAAGCGCGACTACGAATATCTGCTGCGCCTGTGGGAGACGATCCGCGAAACCACCCTCGCCTCCCATGCCCCCTCGCTGATCTATGAGGAGGAAAACCTGGTCCGCCGCGCCGTGCGCGACATGTTCGACAAGGATTTCGACGGCATCCAGGTCGAAGGCCTCGAAGGCTTCAAGGAGGCGCGAGACTTCATGCGGGTGCTGATGCCCTCGCAAGCCAAGAAGGTGCACCTGTACCAGGGGTCCAAGCCCCTGTTCGCCGCCAACGGCATCGAGGAACTGCTGACCCAGATCCACCAGCCGGTGGTGCCGCTGAAGTCGGGCGGCTATCTGGTCATCAACCAGACCGAGGCCCTGGTCGCGATCGACGTCAACTCCGGTCGCGCCACCAAGGAACGCAACGTCGAGGCCACGGCCTTCAAGACCAACTGCGAGGCCGCCGTCGAGGCCGCGCGCCAGCTGCGCCTGCGCGACCTCGCCGGCCTGGTGGTCATCGATTTCATCGACATGGACGAGTCCAAGAACAACCGGACCGTCGAACGCATCCTGAAGGACGAGCTCAGCTTCGACCGGGCCCGCATCCAGATGGGCCGCATCTCCGGCTTCGGCCTGATGGAGATCAGCCGCCAGCGCCGCCGTCTGGGCGTGCTGGAAGGCGCCACCGAGGTCTGCCCGCACTGCCAGGGCGCGGGTCGCGTCCGTTCGGCCGAGTCCGCCGCCCTGATGGTGCTGCGCGCGGTCGACATCGAGGCCGGCAAGAACGGCGCGGGATCGATCAACCTCAAGGTCTCCTCGGCCGTCGCTCTCTACATCCTGAACCACAAGCGCGACTATCTGCAGCGTCTGCTGGAGCGCCGCGGCCTGGCCGTGATCATCCAGATCGACGACCGCCTGGGTCAGGGCGAGAGCGCCATCGAGCGCACCGAGACCAATGAGGACTTCGTCGCGCCCGAGGCCGTCGTGTCCCTGTCCGATCTCGAGGACGATTTCGACGACGCCGCCTATGCGGATGAGGACGACAACGACGACGAAGAGGACTTCATCCTCGACGCCGAGGACGAGGAAGCCCTGGACCGCGAAGACACCGAGGACGACGAACCGCGTGAGCGGGCCGAACGCGCCGAACGGGTCGAGGGCGAACGCGGCCGGGGTCGCGGACGCCGCCGTCGCGGCGGTCGCCGGGACGAGGAGGCCGCCCCGATCGCCGCCGAGGCCGTGGTCGAGGGTCTGGCCGCCGAGGACGACGATGACAGCGAGGCCGGTCGGCGGCGCCGTCGGGGACGTCGCGGCGGACGCCGGGTCCGCGAGGACGGCGACACGGCCGCCACGGGATCCAGCAACTTCTTCTGGGTGCGCGGCCGCACGCCGTCGCTGGAGGACCCCTATGTCTGGTTCGATCCGCTGAACCCCCAGGCGCGGACCGAACGCGGCGAACGCGCGCCCGAACCGTCGATGGTCATGGAAACGGCCGCCGACGACGTCGAGGAGCGGATCGGCGAACGGCCGGACGGCGAGATCGCCGGCGATCGCGAGGGCGGGCGTTCGCGCCGTCGGCGCCGCGGTCGCGGCCGTGGCGATCGGGCGACGCCGCACGACCTGAAGGTCGAGGGCCGCGCCACCAACGAAGGCATGCCGGCCGACGGATCCCCGGACTCGCCGCCCGCCGTCATGCTGCCGGACGATGCCTCCGACGCGCCCGCGCCCGTGGTCTTGGCTGAGCCGCAGCGCCGGCGGGTGCGCCGCAAGACGTCGGCCGCGCTGGACCTGGACACGGGCGTGACCGTCGCGGACGACACGGCCGAGATCGCTCCGCCCCTGGACGCGGAGATCGCCTTCGTCGCCGAGACCGCAGCAGCGGAACCGGATCTGGAACCGGCCTTGGCGCCGGAGCCCGCAGCCATGGAAGTGGAAGCCGAACCCGCGCCGGAGCCGCTGACCGAGCCCGAGATCGCCACCCTGGTGACCCACGTGGCTCCACCCAAGCCCGAGGCGGATCTGTCGTCCATCATCGCCAACGACCCGGCGCAGATCACCGCGCCCCCGGTCAAACCCAAGCGCGGATGGTGGCGTCTGGGGTCGTGA
- a CDS encoding thiazole synthase: MNAPFTAPLVIDDPMDTWTVAGRTFNSRLIVGTGKYADYAQNAAAAEAAGADIVTVALRRVNLSDPSQPMLVDHVKPDRFTFLPNTAGCFTGEDAVRTLRLAREAGGWDLVKLEVLSNSAHLYPDMIETLRALDLLVADGFDVMVYCTDDVVMAKRLEDAGAAAIMPAASPIGSGLGIQNRVNIRLIVEQARVPVLVDAGVGTASDATIAMELGCDAVIANTAIAGARDPIGMARAMKHAVIAGREAYLAGRMPKRMYADPSSPLGGLI; the protein is encoded by the coding sequence ATGAACGCCCCCTTCACCGCGCCGCTCGTCATTGACGATCCGATGGACACATGGACCGTCGCCGGTCGGACCTTCAACTCGCGCCTGATCGTCGGCACCGGGAAATATGCCGACTATGCCCAGAACGCCGCCGCCGCCGAGGCGGCCGGGGCGGATATCGTCACCGTGGCCCTGCGCCGGGTGAACCTGTCCGACCCGTCCCAGCCGATGCTGGTCGACCATGTGAAGCCCGACCGGTTCACCTTCCTACCCAATACGGCGGGCTGTTTCACCGGCGAGGACGCGGTGCGGACCCTGCGGCTGGCGCGCGAAGCCGGGGGCTGGGATCTGGTCAAGCTGGAGGTGCTGTCGAACTCGGCGCACCTGTATCCCGACATGATCGAGACCCTGCGGGCGCTGGATCTGCTGGTCGCCGACGGCTTCGACGTCATGGTCTACTGCACCGACGACGTGGTCATGGCCAAACGGCTCGAGGACGCGGGCGCCGCGGCGATCATGCCCGCCGCCAGCCCGATCGGCTCGGGCCTGGGCATCCAGAACCGGGTCAATATCCGGCTGATCGTGGAACAGGCCAGGGTGCCAGTCCTGGTCGACGCCGGGGTGGGCACGGCCTCGGACGCCACCATCGCCATGGAGCTGGGCTGCGACGCGGTGATCGCCAATACGGCCATCGCCGGGGCGCGCGACCCGATCGGCATGGCCCGCGCCATGAAGCACGCGGTCATCGCGGGCCGCGAGGCCTATCTGGCGGGGCGGATGCCGAAGCGGATGTATGCTGACCCGTCCTCGCCGCTGGGCGGTCTGATCTGA
- a CDS encoding N-acetylmuramoyl-L-alanine amidase — protein MRFNLSQWGVRDWALTALALVVLAAVLLAGTRSMAVGTGGDVLGVRFGGDAERTRVVIDLGRSARGSIVESGASGKVVVALAGVGSGRGVDGSGSGLVRDWRVSPSGTASRVELALARTARIERRFLLPPGDGVGHYRYVIDIAATGGPVAGATTRPTSPRPPVRAERPLVVIDAGHGGRDPGAMGAQRSESQVTLAAALALRDELQRTGRYRVQLTRESDVYVDLYRRVRIARQADADLFISLHADAGADPAIRGASVYTLSEQGASRAVREVTRGDNWHRDLHLPGRDPSVDRILLDMTQRATQNRSAQFARVLLTHLEAADQALLRRSHRDAGLAVLLAPDVPAVLLEMGFITNRDDERALGDPAQRRRLVRAVAEGIDRYFREPSAPMQMASMRGGPLSP, from the coding sequence ATGCGTTTCAATCTTTCACAGTGGGGCGTCCGGGACTGGGCGCTGACCGCGCTCGCGCTGGTCGTGTTGGCGGCCGTCCTGCTGGCCGGGACCCGCAGCATGGCGGTCGGGACCGGCGGCGACGTGCTCGGGGTGCGGTTCGGTGGAGACGCCGAGCGGACGCGCGTGGTGATCGATCTGGGACGATCGGCGCGCGGGTCCATCGTCGAATCCGGCGCATCCGGTAAGGTGGTCGTGGCGCTGGCCGGCGTGGGATCCGGTCGCGGCGTGGATGGGAGCGGGTCGGGTCTGGTCCGCGACTGGCGGGTCAGCCCGTCCGGGACGGCGTCCCGGGTGGAACTGGCGCTGGCCCGGACCGCGCGGATCGAGCGCCGCTTCCTGCTCCCGCCGGGCGACGGGGTCGGTCACTATCGCTATGTGATCGACATCGCCGCCACCGGCGGGCCGGTGGCCGGAGCCACCACGCGTCCGACGTCGCCGCGCCCCCCCGTCCGCGCCGAGCGCCCCCTGGTCGTGATCGATGCCGGGCATGGCGGCCGCGATCCGGGCGCCATGGGGGCTCAGCGGTCCGAGAGCCAGGTCACCCTGGCGGCCGCCCTCGCCCTGCGGGACGAACTGCAGCGGACCGGTCGATACCGGGTCCAGCTGACCCGCGAGAGCGACGTCTACGTCGACCTCTACCGCCGGGTGCGCATCGCCCGTCAGGCGGACGCGGACCTCTTCATCTCCCTGCATGCCGACGCTGGAGCGGATCCGGCGATCCGCGGGGCCTCGGTCTATACCCTGTCCGAACAGGGAGCGTCGCGGGCGGTGCGCGAGGTGACGCGGGGCGACAACTGGCATCGTGACCTGCACCTTCCCGGGCGCGACCCGTCCGTGGACCGCATCCTGCTGGACATGACCCAGCGCGCCACCCAGAACCGCTCGGCCCAGTTCGCGCGCGTGCTGCTGACCCATCTGGAAGCCGCGGATCAGGCCCTGCTGCGCCGCAGCCACCGCGACGCCGGTCTGGCCGTCCTGCTGGCCCCGGACGTTCCCGCCGTCTTGTTGGAGATGGGTTTCATCACCAATCGGGATGACGAGCGCGCGTTGGGCGATCCGGCGCAACGTCGTCGCCTGGTTCGGGCCGTGGCCGAGGGAATCGACCGCTATTTCCGCGAACCCAGCGCGCCGATGCAGATGGCATCGATGCGCGGAGGGCCGCTATCGCCTTGA
- a CDS encoding M48 family metalloprotease, whose translation MIGSSRTASRLVGRWACAVATAALVAAVAAPASAQSTIRDTEVEGIIREWTDPVFSAMGLEPSEIQVLLVNDGDLNAFATGNRVIGVNTGLILRTENPNQLLGVLAHEAGHVKNRHVLRQGAQSAAMQPFLMTMALGALAIAAGQPGAGAALLGSGQFFGTVNALRYLQGQEGEADITAQRGLEAAGESGRGLVEFFENFRSQEVFSDARRYPYFRSHPLSGQRIEALRRPVEAASHYGQADSPERLAQHALIRAKIHAFMDAPNTTLRAYGSSDTSFPARYARAIAWYRDGQTQKALDATDALIAEQPADPYLYELKGQILFEEGRPAEAIAAHSESVRLKPDAPLLRINLAHALIETNDPARLDEAVDQLKRAVAREDDNTLAWRLLSQAYASQGKEGEARLASAEYYFAAGGQAEATQFALRARDMLPAGSNEWRRAMDIVLASGATMDDIEDLDRRQEQRRDRPTVIPPPVA comes from the coding sequence ATGATCGGGTCGAGTCGAACCGCGTCCCGCCTTGTCGGGCGATGGGCCTGCGCCGTCGCGACGGCCGCCCTCGTCGCGGCCGTCGCCGCCCCGGCCTCGGCCCAGTCGACCATCCGCGACACCGAGGTCGAGGGCATCATCCGCGAATGGACCGATCCGGTCTTCTCGGCGATGGGGCTGGAGCCGTCCGAGATCCAGGTCCTGCTGGTCAACGACGGGGATCTGAACGCCTTCGCCACCGGCAACCGGGTCATCGGCGTCAACACCGGTCTGATCCTGCGCACGGAAAACCCCAACCAGCTGCTGGGCGTTCTGGCGCACGAGGCCGGCCACGTGAAGAACCGCCACGTGCTGCGCCAGGGGGCCCAGAGCGCGGCGATGCAGCCGTTCCTGATGACCATGGCGCTGGGGGCCCTGGCCATCGCCGCCGGCCAGCCCGGCGCGGGCGCGGCCCTGCTGGGTTCGGGCCAGTTCTTCGGCACCGTGAACGCCCTCCGCTATCTGCAGGGGCAGGAAGGCGAGGCCGACATCACCGCCCAGCGCGGCCTGGAGGCCGCGGGCGAGTCCGGACGCGGTCTGGTGGAGTTCTTCGAGAATTTCCGCAGCCAGGAGGTCTTCTCCGACGCCCGCCGCTATCCCTATTTCCGGAGTCACCCCCTGTCGGGTCAGCGGATCGAGGCCCTGCGTCGCCCGGTCGAGGCGGCCAGCCATTATGGCCAGGCGGACAGTCCCGAGCGGCTGGCCCAGCACGCCCTGATCCGCGCCAAGATCCATGCCTTCATGGACGCGCCCAACACGACCCTGCGGGCCTACGGATCCTCGGACACCTCCTTCCCCGCCCGATACGCCCGGGCCATCGCCTGGTACCGCGACGGTCAGACGCAAAAGGCCCTGGACGCGACCGACGCCCTGATCGCGGAACAGCCGGCCGACCCATACCTGTATGAGCTGAAGGGGCAGATCCTGTTCGAGGAGGGCCGCCCCGCCGAGGCCATCGCAGCCCATTCGGAGTCGGTCCGGCTGAAGCCCGACGCCCCCCTGCTGCGCATCAACCTGGCCCACGCCCTGATCGAGACCAATGATCCGGCACGCCTGGACGAGGCCGTCGACCAGCTGAAGCGGGCGGTCGCGCGCGAGGACGACAACACCCTGGCCTGGCGCCTGCTGTCCCAGGCCTATGCCAGTCAGGGCAAGGAGGGCGAGGCGCGCCTGGCCTCGGCCGAATACTATTTCGCCGCCGGGGGTCAGGCCGAGGCGACCCAGTTCGCCCTGCGCGCGCGCGACATGCTGCCGGCGGGTTCCAACGAATGGCGACGCGCCATGGACATCGTGCTGGCGTCCGGGGCGACCATGGACGACATCGAAGACCTGGACCGGCGTCAGGAGCAACGGCGCGACCGCCCGACCGTCATCCCGCCGCCCGTCGCCTGA
- a CDS encoding thioredoxin domain-containing protein translates to MTDPTPTETPRAAPPRDPLAWFGSGRGGAAALAVAVVALGFSVAPYATGGDFGSRVRAYLLANPAVLDEVVQAREQAETNGTVEKINTAVAANPALIALDPRDPAFGPADAKVTVIEFFDYRCPGCKAVARDYVALMQAHPDVRFVFKEWPILDRGDDTTSNYAARAALAAQQQGRYLQVHQALMAENGLTRDSVDRILAENGIAMPAAAAAIGSTDMNRHLADIHTTGATLGLVGTPTFLINGRTTSSIAPQEVAAAIAAARAG, encoded by the coding sequence ATGACCGATCCGACCCCGACCGAGACCCCGCGCGCCGCGCCGCCGCGCGATCCCCTGGCCTGGTTCGGCTCGGGGCGCGGCGGAGCGGCGGCTCTGGCGGTGGCGGTCGTGGCGCTGGGCTTTTCGGTCGCGCCTTATGCGACCGGCGGCGATTTCGGGTCGCGGGTGAGGGCCTATCTGCTGGCGAATCCGGCCGTGCTGGATGAGGTCGTCCAGGCTCGCGAACAGGCCGAAACCAACGGCACGGTCGAAAAGATCAACACCGCCGTGGCCGCCAATCCGGCCCTGATCGCGCTCGATCCTCGCGACCCGGCCTTCGGGCCGGCGGACGCCAAGGTCACTGTGATCGAATTCTTCGACTACCGCTGCCCGGGCTGCAAGGCCGTGGCCCGCGACTATGTGGCCCTGATGCAGGCGCATCCGGACGTGCGGTTCGTGTTCAAGGAGTGGCCGATCCTGGACCGGGGCGATGATACGACGTCCAACTATGCCGCGCGCGCGGCCCTGGCCGCCCAGCAGCAAGGGCGGTATCTGCAGGTCCATCAGGCGCTGATGGCCGAGAATGGCCTGACCCGCGACAGCGTCGATCGCATCCTGGCCGAGAACGGGATCGCGATGCCGGCCGCGGCGGCGGCCATCGGATCGACCGATATGAACCGCCACCTCGCCGACATCCACACGACCGGGGCGACCCTGGGTCTGGTGGGAACGCCGACCTTTCTGATCAACGGCCGGACCACCTCCAGCATCGCCCCGCAGGAGGTCGCGGCGGCGATCGCCGCGGCCCGGGCCGGCTAG
- the thiS gene encoding sulfur carrier protein ThiS, with product MRIQVNGDTREIAARTVLGLVEELGFDVRKVAVERNLAIVPRSMHAETALAEGDRIELVQFVGGG from the coding sequence ATGCGCATTCAAGTCAACGGAGATACGCGCGAGATCGCCGCGCGGACGGTGCTCGGCCTCGTCGAGGAACTGGGTTTCGACGTGCGCAAGGTCGCCGTCGAGCGCAATCTGGCCATCGTGCCCCGGTCGATGCACGCCGAAACCGCCCTCGCCGAGGGCGATCGGATCGAGCTGGTTCAGTTCGTCGGCGGGGGTTGA